From the genome of Actinomycetota bacterium, one region includes:
- the prfB gene encoding peptide chain release factor 2 (programmed frameshift), with the protein MTDNSDRLDDLAKRIAAAKEFFDVDGKRAQVAELERQTSDPSLWDDPARAQQLTTRLSRVRAELDRYDDLVSRLGDARAMDELLASESDAEMAMDLGRAVDGLSVDVERLELATLLAGEYDQNDAVATIHAGAGGTESQDWAEMLLRMYLRWAERERLDVEVDELLPGDEAGIKRATFIVHGPNAYGLLSAERGVHRLVRISPFDAQKRRHTSFANLDVIPLLEEADDDIEIDPKDLRIDVYRSTGPGGQSVNTTDSAVRITHLPTGMQAAYQNERSQLQNRAGAMRILKARLAERMREEQAERIENLRGERKGIDFGSQVRSYVLAPYRLVKDHRTNVEIGDVDRVLDGDIEELIEAELRRRAEGAA; encoded by the exons GTGACCGACAACTCGGACCGACTGGACGACCTGGCCAAGCGCATCGCCGCCGCGAAGGAGTTC TTTGACGTCGACGGCAAACGCGCGCAGGTCGCCGAGCTCGAACGGCAGACGTCCGATCCGTCGCTCTGGGACGACCCGGCTCGAGCACAGCAGCTGACCACGCGGCTGTCCCGCGTCCGCGCCGAGCTCGATCGCTATGACGATCTCGTGAGCCGCCTCGGCGACGCGCGGGCTATGGACGAGCTGCTCGCGTCGGAGAGCGACGCCGAGATGGCCATGGATCTCGGACGGGCCGTCGACGGGCTCTCCGTCGACGTCGAACGACTCGAGCTCGCGACGCTCCTCGCCGGCGAGTACGACCAGAACGATGCCGTCGCGACGATCCACGCCGGCGCCGGTGGCACCGAATCCCAGGACTGGGCGGAGATGCTGCTCCGCATGTACCTGCGGTGGGCCGAGCGCGAGAGGTTGGACGTCGAGGTCGACGAGCTCCTCCCCGGCGACGAGGCCGGGATCAAGCGGGCGACGTTCATCGTCCACGGCCCCAACGCCTACGGGCTCCTCTCGGCCGAGCGCGGGGTGCATCGGTTGGTTCGGATCAGCCCGTTCGACGCACAGAAGCGCCGGCACACCTCGTTCGCCAATCTCGACGTGATCCCGTTGCTCGAGGAGGCCGACGACGACATCGAGATCGACCCCAAGGACCTGCGGATCGACGTGTACCGCTCGACGGGGCCGGGAGGCCAGTCGGTGAACACGACCGACTCGGCGGTCCGCATCACGCACCTGCCGACGGGGATGCAGGCGGCCTATCAGAACGAGCGCTCGCAGCTGCAGAACCGTGCGGGCGCGATGCGGATCTTGAAGGCGCGACTAGCCGAACGGATGCGGGAGGAACAGGCGGAGCGAATAGAGAACCTCCGTGGCGAACGGAAGGGGATCGACTTCGGCTCGCAGGTCCGCTCCTACGTGCTGGCGCCGTACCGGCTGGTCAAGGACCACCGCACGAACGTTGAGATCGGTGACGTGGACCGCGTTCTGGACGGCGACATCGAGGAGCTGATCGAGGCCGAGCTCAGGAGACGCGCGGAAGGCGCGGCGTAG
- the secA gene encoding preprotein translocase subunit SecA: MFLVIQKIGTLGEGRKLKRLEDVVALVNTFEPEVEELSEEQLREKSAEFRRRLADGQTLDDILPEAFATVREAARRTIGQRHFDVQVLGAVVLHQGKIAEMKTGEGKTLTSTMPAYLNALSERGVHVVTVNDYLAKRDSEWMGGVYRALGVSVGLIQAQMSPSDRRPAYDSDITYGTNNEFGFDYLRDNMAMRAEDMVQQRGHSFGIVDEVDSILIDEARTPLIISGMVADSAKWYQTFARLAPRLRRDEDYEIDEAKRTVAVTESGVNKVEEALGLDNLYEHVHTPLVHHLQNALRAKELYKRDVDYIVTSGEVKIVDEFTGRVLEGRRYSEGLHQSIEAKESVRIKEENQTLATITIQNYFKMYEKLAGMTGTAKTQLAEFQSVYELDVIEIPTNKQMIRSDQQDLIYKNEDEKWNAVTEDIVGRQERGQPVLVGTVSIEKSEKLSGYLNRRGISHNVLNAKNHEKEAMIVAQAGRIGSVTVATNMAGRGVDILLGGNPEYLARQEMAAREFDNDRFLLFEMDEEERAEYEAEYEPIFRKFKQQTDAEHEEVVELGGLYVLGTERHESRRIDNQLRGRSGRQGDPGESLFYLSLQDDLMRMFASDRIASIMNRLKWPDDEPITAKMVTKAVENAQGQIEELNFERRKNVLKYDDVMNTQRQVIYTERQKILQGEDFKDEALNMVRDVVSATVRRLAPEEIFNEEWDLDMILAGIAEVYPTRITRPELEDTVTTKELEDRAVEDAIGLYEDKERSLGSQVMRQLERLVLLNITDTRWREHLYEMDYLQEGIHLRAYGQKDPLTEYRREAYAMFEELTDSIKDGFVRYIYRVELVREDEPGRPRPQRVQAVHGDQEQQVNAGNAAQARSDKVPRNAPCPCGSGKKYKKCHGAVA; this comes from the coding sequence TTGTTTTTGGTCATCCAGAAGATCGGCACCCTCGGTGAAGGCCGCAAGCTGAAGCGTCTCGAGGACGTCGTCGCCCTCGTCAACACGTTCGAGCCCGAGGTCGAGGAACTTTCTGAGGAACAGCTGCGCGAGAAGTCGGCGGAGTTCCGCAGGCGCCTCGCCGACGGTCAGACCCTCGACGACATCCTTCCCGAGGCGTTCGCCACCGTTCGCGAAGCTGCTCGGCGGACGATCGGGCAGCGCCACTTCGACGTGCAGGTCCTCGGGGCCGTTGTGCTCCATCAGGGCAAGATCGCCGAGATGAAGACCGGTGAGGGGAAAACCCTCACCTCGACGATGCCCGCCTACCTGAACGCGCTCTCCGAACGCGGCGTCCACGTCGTCACCGTCAACGACTACCTGGCCAAGCGCGACTCGGAGTGGATGGGCGGCGTCTACCGCGCACTCGGTGTCTCGGTGGGCTTGATCCAAGCGCAGATGAGTCCATCGGACCGCCGTCCCGCTTACGACTCCGACATCACCTACGGCACCAACAACGAGTTCGGGTTCGACTATCTGCGCGACAACATGGCGATGCGCGCCGAGGACATGGTGCAACAGCGCGGGCACTCCTTCGGCATCGTGGACGAGGTGGACTCGATCCTGATCGACGAGGCGCGCACGCCGCTCATCATCAGCGGCATGGTGGCGGATTCGGCGAAGTGGTACCAAACGTTCGCCCGCCTCGCGCCTCGCCTCCGCCGTGACGAGGACTACGAGATCGACGAGGCCAAGCGGACCGTCGCCGTCACCGAGTCGGGCGTGAACAAGGTCGAGGAGGCGCTCGGGCTCGACAACCTGTACGAGCACGTGCACACGCCGCTCGTGCATCACCTCCAGAACGCGCTCCGCGCGAAGGAGCTCTACAAGCGCGACGTCGACTACATCGTAACGAGCGGCGAGGTGAAGATCGTCGACGAGTTCACCGGCCGTGTCTTGGAGGGCCGTCGGTATTCGGAGGGACTACACCAGTCGATCGAGGCCAAGGAGAGCGTCCGGATCAAGGAGGAGAACCAGACGCTCGCCACGATCACGATCCAGAACTACTTCAAGATGTACGAGAAGCTCGCCGGCATGACCGGTACGGCAAAGACGCAGCTGGCCGAGTTCCAGTCGGTGTACGAGCTCGACGTGATCGAGATTCCCACGAACAAGCAGATGATCCGTTCCGACCAGCAGGACCTGATCTACAAGAACGAGGACGAGAAGTGGAATGCGGTGACCGAAGATATCGTCGGCCGTCAGGAGCGGGGACAGCCGGTCCTGGTCGGCACGGTGTCGATCGAGAAGTCGGAGAAGCTCTCCGGCTACCTGAACCGTCGCGGCATCTCACACAACGTCCTGAACGCGAAGAACCACGAGAAGGAGGCGATGATCGTCGCGCAGGCGGGCCGAATCGGCTCCGTGACGGTGGCGACGAACATGGCCGGCCGAGGCGTCGACATCTTGCTCGGCGGCAACCCGGAGTACCTGGCGCGGCAGGAGATGGCCGCACGCGAGTTCGACAACGACCGCTTCCTGCTGTTCGAGATGGACGAGGAGGAGCGGGCCGAGTACGAGGCGGAGTACGAGCCGATCTTCCGGAAGTTCAAACAGCAAACCGACGCGGAGCACGAGGAGGTCGTGGAGCTGGGCGGGCTGTACGTCCTCGGCACCGAACGGCATGAGTCGCGACGCATCGACAACCAGCTCCGCGGGCGCTCGGGTCGTCAGGGCGATCCCGGCGAGTCGTTGTTCTACCTCTCGCTGCAGGACGACCTGATGCGGATGTTCGCGTCGGACCGGATCGCGTCGATCATGAACCGGCTGAAGTGGCCGGACGACGAGCCCATCACGGCGAAGATGGTGACGAAGGCCGTCGAGAACGCCCAGGGGCAGATCGAGGAGCTGAACTTCGAGCGCCGCAAGAACGTCCTGAAGTACGACGACGTGATGAACACACAGCGGCAGGTGATCTACACCGAACGCCAGAAGATCCTGCAGGGCGAGGACTTCAAGGACGAGGCGCTGAACATGGTTCGCGACGTCGTCTCTGCGACGGTGCGGAGGCTTGCGCCAGAGGAGATCTTCAACGAGGAATGGGACCTCGACATGATCCTGGCCGGGATCGCCGAGGTGTACCCGACCAGGATCACACGCCCCGAGCTCGAAGATACGGTCACGACGAAGGAGCTCGAGGACCGCGCCGTGGAGGACGCCATCGGGCTGTACGAGGACAAGGAGCGCTCGCTCGGCTCACAGGTCATGCGGCAGCTCGAGCGCCTCGTACTGCTGAACATCACCGATACGCGCTGGCGTGAGCATCTGTACGAGATGGACTACCTCCAAGAGGGGATCCACCTCCGCGCCTACGGCCAGAAGGATCCGCTCACGGAGTACCGTCGCGAGGCGTACGCGATGTTCGAGGAGCTCACCGACTCCATCAAGGACGGGTTCGTTCGGTACATCTATCGCGTCGAACTCGTTCGGGAGGACGAGCCCGGACGGCCGAGGCCGCAGCGGGTGCAGGCGGTTCACGGGGATCAGGAACAGCAGGTGAACGCGGGGAACGCCGCGCAGGCCCGTTCGGACAAGGTGCCGCGGAACGCACCGTGTCCATGTGGGAGCGGCAAGAAGTACAAGAAGTGCCACGGCGCGGTCGCGTAG
- a CDS encoding MFS transporter yields MTVSAGGRGGGPVVTNETLPVDQRRRLVSRNTVLLATSQGLATMTFPVLLIVGSVAAVDISGRDSAVGVINGSYFIAAAAGAVLFGRWMDRTGRRPGLAASYLLLATAGGVCAFAIAQGWVLLLLAGTVLFGFAFGGSNLARGAVADMYEPSQRGRAVGIVLAVGTIGAVGSPFLIAFLRGWAGREAIDADVLPWIVVPVTAITAFACALSLRPDPRDLAVRVEVGADTGARTPRQLLRIGQFRTAVIAAAVGQMAMVAVMGVTPVALHHHDTSATVVSTVISLHIAGMWVFSPVIGAALDRFGRRPGLIAGGATSVVGALFAATDAGPGLVAVGLFAIGLGWSATFLGATAVISDLTQPNERASALGFTDLLVSLSSAVAGFAGGFVFEGAGFRILGLGVASVVLLVVLAVARRREPVPVRVVSAPSRGDRGARVP; encoded by the coding sequence TTGACCGTCTCGGCGGGTGGCCGCGGAGGCGGCCCGGTGGTGACGAACGAGACGCTTCCCGTCGACCAACGACGGCGCCTCGTCAGTCGCAACACCGTGCTTCTGGCGACGTCGCAAGGCCTGGCGACCATGACGTTTCCCGTCTTGCTGATCGTTGGCAGCGTGGCGGCCGTCGACATCAGCGGGCGGGACAGCGCCGTCGGCGTGATCAACGGCTCCTACTTCATTGCCGCCGCAGCCGGTGCCGTGCTGTTCGGCCGATGGATGGACCGGACCGGACGACGGCCGGGGCTCGCGGCGAGCTACTTGTTGCTGGCGACGGCCGGCGGTGTATGTGCGTTCGCCATCGCGCAGGGGTGGGTCCTGCTGCTCTTGGCGGGGACGGTGTTGTTCGGGTTCGCGTTCGGCGGCTCGAACCTGGCACGCGGCGCGGTCGCCGACATGTACGAGCCCTCGCAGCGCGGTCGCGCCGTCGGCATCGTGCTCGCCGTCGGGACGATCGGCGCCGTCGGGAGCCCATTCCTCATCGCGTTCCTCCGCGGCTGGGCCGGGCGCGAGGCGATCGACGCCGACGTGCTCCCGTGGATCGTCGTTCCCGTCACGGCGATCACGGCGTTCGCCTGCGCGCTCTCACTTCGTCCCGATCCGCGCGACCTTGCGGTGCGCGTCGAGGTCGGCGCGGATACCGGGGCGCGGACCCCTCGGCAGCTCCTCCGAATAGGGCAGTTCAGAACGGCGGTCATCGCCGCCGCGGTTGGGCAGATGGCGATGGTCGCGGTGATGGGGGTCACGCCTGTCGCGCTCCATCACCACGACACGAGCGCGACCGTCGTATCGACCGTCATCAGCCTGCACATCGCGGGGATGTGGGTCTTCTCGCCGGTCATCGGGGCCGCGCTCGATCGGTTCGGACGCCGGCCCGGACTGATCGCCGGCGGTGCGACGAGCGTCGTGGGCGCGCTGTTCGCGGCAACCGATGCCGGTCCCGGTCTCGTTGCTGTCGGTCTGTTCGCGATCGGGCTCGGTTGGTCGGCGACGTTCCTCGGCGCGACCGCCGTGATCAGCGATCTGACCCAGCCGAACGAACGCGCGAGCGCGCTCGGCTTCACCGACCTGCTCGTCAGCTTGAGCTCCGCAGTCGCGGGTTTCGCTGGCGGGTTCGTGTTCGAGGGCGCGGGGTTCCGCATCCTCGGCCTTGGCGTGGCCAGCGTCGTGTTGCTCGTCGTGCTCGCCGTCGCTCGTCGGCGTGAACCAGTACCCGTGCGCGTCGTCAGCGCTCCCAGCCGGGGCGATCGCGGGGCTCGGGTACCATAG
- a CDS encoding response regulator transcription factor: protein MSQRADESDRLRVLVCDDHALFRRGLQMVLDQEADLELVGEASDGVEVVEKAQELMPDVILMDVRMPKRSGIEAATAIKDVLPHVKILMLTISDAEADLYEAIKAGASGYLLKEIPIDEVADAIRSVWAGQSRISPSMASKLLTEFAAISKASEEKPQVPTPRLTDREMEVLRLVAQGMNNRDIAKTLFISENTVKNHIRNILEKLHLHSRMEAVVYAVREKMIEIS from the coding sequence GTGAGCCAGCGAGCCGACGAATCCGACCGACTGCGCGTCTTGGTCTGCGATGACCACGCGCTGTTCCGTCGGGGTCTCCAGATGGTGCTCGACCAGGAGGCGGACCTCGAGCTCGTCGGCGAGGCGTCCGATGGCGTCGAGGTCGTCGAGAAGGCGCAGGAGCTGATGCCGGACGTCATCCTGATGGACGTTCGCATGCCCAAGCGCTCGGGGATCGAAGCGGCCACCGCGATCAAGGACGTGCTTCCGCACGTGAAGATCCTGATGCTCACGATCTCCGACGCGGAAGCGGACCTGTACGAGGCGATCAAAGCGGGCGCCTCGGGGTATCTGCTGAAGGAGATCCCCATCGATGAGGTCGCCGACGCGATCCGGTCGGTGTGGGCGGGCCAGTCGCGCATCAGCCCGTCGATGGCGAGCAAGCTGCTCACGGAGTTCGCGGCCATCAGCAAGGCGTCGGAGGAGAAGCCGCAAGTGCCGACGCCGAGGCTCACCGACCGCGAGATGGAGGTCCTCCGCCTCGTCGCGCAGGGGATGAACAACCGCGACATCGCCAAGACGCTGTTCATCTCCGAGAACACGGTGAAGAACCATATCCGCAACATCCTGGAGAAGCTGCACCTTCATTCGCGCATGGAAGCGGTCGTCTACGCCGTCCGCGAGAAGATGATCGAGATCAGTTGA
- the raiA gene encoding ribosome-associated translation inhibitor RaiA encodes MDLRLQTRGGRIGDRLRRIAAHKLSGLERMEPALVRVEIEVISQKNSQRVEAVAATARKTYRAHADAREVESALDVVVDKLERQVRDHHKKRRARLIAGAGRVKSAQSSGEERDRATRARDGDETA; translated from the coding sequence ATGGACCTGCGGCTCCAGACGCGCGGCGGACGGATCGGCGATCGGTTGCGACGGATCGCCGCACACAAGCTCTCCGGGCTCGAGCGGATGGAACCGGCGCTCGTCCGGGTGGAGATCGAGGTGATCTCGCAGAAGAACTCCCAACGCGTCGAGGCCGTCGCGGCCACGGCGCGGAAGACGTACCGAGCCCACGCGGATGCCCGCGAGGTCGAATCCGCGCTCGACGTCGTCGTCGACAAGCTCGAGCGCCAGGTCCGAGACCACCACAAGAAGCGCCGGGCTCGGCTGATCGCGGGAGCGGGACGCGTAAAATCCGCCCAATCGAGCGGTGAAGAAAGGGATCGCGCGACACGGGCGCGCGACGGAGACGAGACAGCGTGA